In Syntrophus gentianae, a single window of DNA contains:
- the hydF gene encoding [FeFe] hydrogenase H-cluster maturation GTPase HydF has product MDTTPKGNRLHIALLGRTNVGKSSFLNMMAGQDIAITSPVAGTTTDVVEKAMELLPLGPILFLDTAGLDDISELASLRLKKTEKIFDRADVAILVTEPDVWGTYEEEVLAEMDKRKVPVLVVINKIDLDQPSETFLRELKTKTSRVVPVSSFDVQKRDAFVDALKRQLLEVAPDDFVQPPSLVGDLLPPGGLAVLVVPIDLQAPKGRLILPQVQTIRDALDNDAAVLIVKERELPATLALLNRLPDVVICDSQAILKVSADVAPAIPLTTFSILFARQKGDLAAAAEGAAQIETLQSGDKVLIAEACSHHPLQDDIGRVKIPRWLKQYVGGDIRTDVSAGRDYPENLREYKLIIHCGGCMLTRREMLSRMQQAREAQVPVTNYGLAISFTQGVARRVLSPFPSALLAYDRKMKEHSSR; this is encoded by the coding sequence ATGGATACTACCCCCAAGGGAAACCGTCTGCACATCGCCCTGCTGGGACGCACCAATGTCGGCAAATCCAGTTTTCTGAACATGATGGCCGGTCAGGATATCGCCATCACTTCCCCTGTAGCGGGAACCACGACGGATGTCGTGGAAAAAGCCATGGAGCTGCTTCCCCTGGGACCAATCCTGTTTCTGGATACCGCAGGGCTGGACGACATCTCGGAACTTGCTTCGTTGCGTCTGAAGAAAACGGAAAAGATTTTCGATCGCGCCGATGTCGCCATCCTCGTGACGGAGCCGGATGTCTGGGGGACTTACGAAGAGGAAGTTCTGGCGGAAATGGACAAACGGAAGGTCCCTGTTCTTGTCGTCATCAACAAGATCGATTTGGATCAACCCTCAGAGACCTTTCTCCGCGAACTCAAGACAAAAACCTCCCGTGTCGTGCCGGTCTCCAGTTTCGACGTTCAAAAGCGTGACGCCTTTGTGGATGCCCTGAAGCGACAGTTGCTGGAAGTCGCCCCCGATGACTTCGTACAGCCGCCGTCCCTGGTGGGCGATCTCCTTCCTCCCGGGGGACTGGCCGTTCTGGTTGTACCCATCGATCTGCAGGCTCCCAAGGGCCGCCTGATCCTCCCCCAGGTCCAGACGATCCGCGACGCCCTGGACAATGATGCGGCAGTTCTCATCGTCAAGGAAAGGGAACTGCCGGCCACCCTGGCCCTGCTGAACCGGCTCCCGGATGTCGTGATCTGTGACTCTCAGGCCATTCTCAAGGTTTCCGCCGATGTGGCCCCGGCCATCCCCCTGACCACCTTTTCCATCCTTTTTGCCCGTCAGAAGGGCGATCTTGCCGCGGCAGCCGAGGGGGCCGCCCAGATCGAAACCCTGCAATCCGGGGACAAGGTCCTCATCGCCGAAGCCTGTTCCCATCACCCCCTCCAGGACGATATCGGCCGGGTCAAGATCCCCCGCTGGCTGAAGCAATACGTGGGGGGCGACATCCGCACGGATGTCTCGGCGGGACGGGATTACCCGGAAAACCTCCGGGAATACAAGTTGATCATCCATTGCGGCGGCTGCATGCTGACCCGACGGGAAATGCTCAGCCGGATGCAGCAGGCCCGAGAGGCCCAGGTGCCGGTCACCAATTACGGACTGGCAATATCCTTCACCCAGGGGGTCGCCCGGCGGGTCCTTTCCCCCTTCCCCTCCGCCCTGCTCGCCTACGACCGGAAGATGAAGGAACATTCGTCGCGTTAG
- a CDS encoding caspase family protein: protein MNGTVISRGKREKALIFALLFLLLVPGSLKAGEPPKEPRLRLETGIHTARINRIAVDAANRFLVTASDDKTVRLWELPDLRLVRILRPPIGSGHEGKIFAVAISPDGNTIAAAGWTGWEWEGKVSIYLFDRASGRMSRPKDLRGLPGAVFHLAYSRDGRYLVACLGGPHGIRIYQTKDYTLFKEDTEYGGDSYDADFSIDGRLVTASFDGFLRLYDKDFKRIGSPVKAPDGEQPSFARFSPDGTKIAVGYNDSTRVDVFSGTDLSYLFSPDTSGIGINDGNLMAVAWSTDGSLYAGGKYWRDGCPILRWADGGKGSRQDLPAAGNTIMEILPLREGRMVFGAGDPALGILDSAGNRTHYRGSEIGDFRDTLGRFLASYDGTTVQFGFDPFGKSPARFSIAKRLLTPDPAEPDNLAPPLTRAEGLEFTESDWEGTLTPRLKGKPLQLAKDEESRSLAVCPDGQCFLLGAEWYLRLFDRNGVEKWGMPIPIPGVAWSVNISGNGRLAVAALGDGTIRWYRLRDGQEILAFFPHRDRKRWVLWTPSGYYDASSGGEDLIGWHINNGKDQAADFFPVSRFRQQFYRPDVISKVLETLDEKEALLLADKEAGRKTEKVSIETRTPPVVSIAGNDTIDVKTSPVTVPFVVRSPSGEPVTALSALVSGLPAAGLKGIRHEPREGETLEMSIPVPEQNSEVAIIVENRFAKSEPATLRLRWKGEAIRRPVKPKLYILAVGVSTYKDESLKLNYAHADAEAFVKLMDGQKGLLYEDVKSMLLTEKTGKEADRDNILDGLKWLEDSTTPNDTAVIFLSGHGMTERGIYYFLPVNADKHNLKKTGLPYSSITDSVKVLTGKIVVFADTCKSGGIMGGTKGPSFKIDDVVNELIDTPKAVVVYASTTGYQDSREDKVWGHGAFTKAVLEGLDGKAPSGDTGKITIFGLAKYISDRVKELTHGQQTPTMANPSNMSANIIDFPMAVKVKK from the coding sequence ATGAACGGTACGGTCATTTCCAGAGGAAAGAGAGAGAAAGCCCTGATCTTTGCCCTCCTTTTTCTGCTTCTTGTCCCCGGTTCACTAAAGGCAGGCGAGCCGCCGAAGGAGCCCCGCCTGCGCCTGGAGACAGGAATACACACGGCTCGAATAAACAGAATCGCCGTGGACGCGGCCAATCGCTTTCTCGTCACGGCCTCGGACGACAAGACGGTGCGCCTCTGGGAGCTGCCGGACCTCCGCCTCGTGAGGATACTGCGGCCCCCTATAGGAAGCGGGCATGAGGGAAAGATTTTTGCCGTCGCCATCTCCCCCGATGGGAACACCATCGCCGCCGCCGGCTGGACGGGCTGGGAATGGGAAGGAAAAGTGTCCATCTACCTCTTCGACCGGGCAAGCGGCCGGATGAGCCGGCCCAAAGATCTGCGGGGTCTTCCCGGGGCCGTCTTTCACCTTGCCTATTCCCGGGACGGCCGCTATCTCGTTGCGTGCCTCGGCGGGCCCCACGGCATCCGCATCTACCAGACGAAAGACTACACGCTCTTCAAGGAAGACACCGAATATGGGGGTGATAGTTACGACGCCGATTTCTCCATTGACGGCAGGCTCGTCACCGCATCGTTCGACGGCTTCCTCCGCCTCTATGACAAGGATTTCAAGCGCATCGGCAGTCCAGTAAAGGCCCCGGATGGGGAACAACCCTCTTTCGCACGCTTCTCGCCCGACGGTACGAAGATCGCCGTCGGTTACAACGATTCCACCCGAGTCGATGTTTTCTCCGGCACAGATCTCTCGTATCTCTTTTCGCCTGACACCAGCGGCATAGGCATAAATGACGGAAATTTGATGGCCGTTGCCTGGTCGACGGACGGATCGCTCTATGCGGGAGGAAAGTACTGGCGCGACGGTTGCCCTATCCTCCGATGGGCCGACGGAGGAAAGGGATCGCGCCAGGATCTCCCCGCCGCGGGAAACACGATCATGGAGATCCTGCCCCTCAGAGAGGGCAGAATGGTCTTCGGGGCAGGTGACCCTGCCTTAGGCATCCTTGACAGTGCGGGCAACCGCACGCATTACAGGGGTTCAGAGATCGGCGACTTCAGGGACACTCTCGGGCGGTTTCTTGCCTCTTATGACGGAACCACCGTCCAGTTCGGCTTTGACCCGTTCGGTAAATCCCCTGCCCGCTTCTCCATCGCCAAACGCCTGCTGACCCCCGACCCAGCGGAGCCGGACAATCTTGCCCCTCCCCTCACAAGGGCAGAGGGGCTTGAGTTTACCGAAAGCGACTGGGAAGGTACATTGACGCCCAGACTCAAAGGGAAACCCCTCCAACTTGCTAAAGACGAAGAATCCCGGAGCCTTGCCGTCTGCCCCGACGGGCAGTGCTTCCTCCTGGGAGCAGAGTGGTATCTCCGGCTCTTCGACCGGAACGGCGTCGAGAAGTGGGGAATGCCGATTCCTATCCCCGGTGTTGCCTGGTCCGTCAATATCTCCGGTAATGGCCGGCTGGCCGTTGCCGCCCTGGGCGACGGCACCATCCGCTGGTACCGGTTAAGGGACGGTCAGGAGATCCTCGCCTTCTTCCCGCACAGGGACAGAAAGCGCTGGGTCCTCTGGACCCCCTCCGGCTATTACGACGCTTCATCCGGCGGCGAGGACCTGATCGGCTGGCATATCAACAACGGCAAGGACCAGGCCGCGGATTTCTTTCCCGTTTCCAGGTTCAGGCAGCAGTTCTACCGCCCCGATGTGATCTCCAAGGTGCTCGAAACCCTCGACGAAAAGGAGGCCCTGCTCCTTGCGGACAAGGAGGCCGGGAGGAAGACGGAGAAAGTGTCCATCGAAACGAGGACCCCGCCGGTGGTCTCCATAGCAGGGAACGACACGATCGACGTGAAGACTTCACCCGTGACCGTGCCGTTCGTGGTGCGCTCGCCCAGCGGAGAGCCGGTCACCGCACTGAGCGCCCTGGTCAGCGGCCTGCCGGCCGCAGGATTGAAGGGCATCCGCCATGAGCCCAGGGAAGGAGAGACCCTGGAGATGAGCATCCCCGTACCGGAGCAGAATTCCGAAGTCGCGATCATCGTGGAGAACCGCTTCGCGAAGAGTGAACCGGCGACCCTCCGGCTCCGGTGGAAGGGAGAGGCCATCAGAAGGCCGGTCAAACCGAAGCTCTACATCCTGGCCGTTGGTGTGAGCACCTACAAGGATGAGAGCCTCAAGCTGAATTACGCCCATGCAGACGCTGAAGCGTTCGTAAAACTCATGGACGGGCAGAAAGGCCTCCTGTATGAGGATGTGAAAAGCATGCTCCTCACAGAAAAAACGGGAAAAGAGGCCGACAGGGACAATATCCTGGACGGTCTCAAATGGCTGGAAGACAGCACAACCCCCAACGACACCGCGGTCATCTTTCTTTCCGGCCACGGAATGACGGAACGGGGGATTTACTACTTTCTCCCGGTCAACGCCGACAAGCACAATCTGAAAAAAACAGGGTTGCCCTATTCATCGATCACGGATTCCGTAAAAGTACTGACCGGAAAAATCGTGGTCTTCGCCGACACCTGCAAGTCGGGAGGCATCATGGGGGGCACTAAGGGACCTTCGTTCAAGATTGACGATGTGGTCAATGAATTGATCGACACGCCGAAGGCCGTGGTGGTCTATGCATCCACGACGGGCTACCAGGACTCCCGGGAAGACAAGGTGTGGGGACATGGCGCCTTCACGAAAGCCGTACTGGAAGGCCTGGACGGAAAAGCCCCTTCCGGCGATACGGGAAAGATCACCATATTTGGCCTCGCCAAGTACATATCAGATCGGGTGAAGGAACTGACCCATGGACAGCAGACGCCGACAATGGCCAACCCGTCGAACATGAGCGCGAATATCATTGATTTTCCAATGGCCGTGAAGGTGAAAAAGTAA
- a CDS encoding CHAT domain-containing protein yields MRNIPGKRRVKSVWTSENPLDCGQHGFLRSRVLFVLAILMTTLMLAPGCATSADSQAAAIQKRAIQRIENYLEHFRKTGDQKTLLPELHQAERELFQSLNEFQRSGKLPDAALCLIKLGDIQRMQNQWANALGRYQEGEKLARQSGHRAYQAKAFIGQARTEFLGLREYGNALSHAERAIELSNEPVDLFNALDLKAEILIAQGQLIPAFDTLSRAFSIAQKVDDQTSLLYAYLDRADIYLKFAEKCDYDRTFQSCYEALARAKEDYSRALAIAQDRGYQGLAGYARSFLRNADMRKELISSQERSHALTAETSLFHPRKPGDVLVSDKFLSTGLDFPPGLLAWIQQSGVMKTGDARSFYIEGLLFDMQGHRDSALQSYLKAVELLERDRRRLRDEQSRGTFFEDKIEFYYTPILHLLERGRQAEAFDLMERSRSRGMADLLANKSLYLTGDRDQALYGAVQKAQAEIARLQTNLFLENSRPDTEQSPDVLSRTGQELKKTESAYRLLVDRLGREAPKTRSLVVSEPVSLKALQEAMKRDGYEVLQYLILEHGVILWHISGDAVHVRNVFLPRSELARKVGALRESLSRGDRPFDTRSAQELYLFLVQPARQWFKTNAVVVIPHEDLAYIPFQVFQNPADNRYLGEDFRITYAPSATVLASFSQSGQMRGTLLAVADPGIPKAQEEVQSIAGLFPGRSKVVVEQLARETDIKAWAGHYEILHLSAHGRFDAQSPLLSYVQLGAGGPDDGRLTAAEMFGLPLEKNRLVVLSACETGRARATHANEILGMTRALLYAGAKALVLSSWEVDSASTALWMETFYREAREQPLNEAARRALVAVKANPQYGHPYFWGAFTLMGR; encoded by the coding sequence ATGAGGAATATCCCCGGAAAACGACGCGTCAAGTCCGTCTGGACGTCAGAGAATCCCCTTGACTGCGGACAACACGGCTTTCTTCGGTCGCGGGTCCTGTTTGTACTGGCCATCCTGATGACGACCCTCATGTTGGCGCCAGGCTGTGCGACTTCGGCCGACAGCCAGGCAGCAGCGATACAGAAACGGGCAATCCAGCGCATCGAAAATTATCTCGAACATTTCCGCAAAACCGGAGATCAGAAGACCCTTCTGCCTGAACTGCACCAAGCCGAGCGAGAACTTTTTCAAAGTTTGAATGAATTCCAACGGTCCGGGAAGCTGCCGGATGCAGCCCTCTGCCTCATCAAATTAGGGGATATACAGCGGATGCAGAATCAGTGGGCAAATGCTCTCGGTCGTTATCAGGAAGGGGAAAAACTGGCCCGTCAATCGGGGCACAGGGCCTATCAGGCCAAAGCATTCATCGGGCAGGCAAGAACGGAATTTCTGGGGCTTCGAGAATATGGAAATGCCCTCTCGCATGCCGAAAGGGCCATTGAACTCTCTAATGAGCCCGTGGATCTCTTCAACGCACTGGATCTAAAGGCTGAGATCCTGATCGCGCAGGGCCAACTGATCCCGGCCTTCGACACACTCAGCCGGGCCTTCTCTATCGCCCAGAAGGTAGATGACCAGACGTCTCTCCTCTATGCCTACCTTGACCGCGCAGACATTTACCTCAAATTCGCGGAGAAATGCGACTACGATAGGACCTTTCAGTCATGCTATGAAGCCCTTGCCCGCGCCAAGGAAGATTACTCCCGGGCGCTTGCCATTGCCCAGGACCGCGGATACCAGGGCCTCGCCGGTTATGCCAGATCCTTTCTCAGAAATGCAGACATGCGCAAGGAACTGATCAGCTCCCAGGAGCGCAGCCATGCCTTGACTGCCGAAACTTCCCTGTTTCATCCCCGGAAGCCCGGCGATGTCCTGGTCAGTGACAAGTTCCTGTCAACCGGCCTTGATTTTCCCCCGGGACTGCTGGCCTGGATCCAACAGTCAGGCGTGATGAAGACGGGAGATGCACGGAGCTTCTATATCGAGGGGCTGCTCTTTGACATGCAGGGTCATCGCGACTCCGCCCTTCAATCCTATCTCAAGGCGGTTGAGTTACTTGAGCGGGACCGCCGCAGGCTCCGCGACGAACAGAGCCGCGGGACCTTTTTCGAAGACAAGATCGAGTTCTACTACACGCCCATCCTGCACCTCCTTGAGCGCGGCAGGCAGGCAGAGGCCTTTGACCTGATGGAACGGTCCCGTTCACGGGGCATGGCAGACCTTCTTGCGAACAAATCTCTTTATCTCACTGGAGACCGGGATCAGGCCTTATACGGTGCGGTGCAGAAGGCCCAGGCCGAGATCGCCCGACTCCAGACAAACCTGTTTCTTGAGAACAGCAGACCGGACACGGAACAGTCGCCGGATGTCCTTTCCCGGACGGGGCAGGAACTGAAAAAGACTGAGTCAGCGTATCGTCTGCTTGTTGACCGCCTGGGAAGAGAGGCGCCCAAAACGCGGTCCCTGGTGGTCTCGGAGCCGGTGTCACTCAAGGCGCTGCAAGAGGCGATGAAGCGTGACGGCTACGAGGTTCTCCAGTATCTGATTCTGGAGCATGGGGTCATTCTGTGGCACATCAGCGGCGATGCGGTCCACGTACGGAACGTGTTTCTCCCCCGGTCGGAACTCGCCCGGAAAGTCGGGGCGCTGCGGGAGTCCCTGTCGCGCGGGGACCGGCCATTCGACACCAGGAGTGCGCAGGAATTGTATCTCTTCCTGGTGCAGCCCGCCAGGCAATGGTTCAAGACAAACGCTGTGGTTGTGATTCCCCACGAAGACCTTGCCTACATCCCCTTTCAGGTATTCCAGAACCCTGCGGACAATCGGTATCTCGGAGAAGATTTCCGGATCACCTATGCCCCCAGCGCAACAGTCCTGGCTTCCTTTTCCCAGAGCGGTCAGATGCGCGGAACGCTGCTGGCGGTCGCCGACCCGGGAATACCGAAGGCGCAGGAGGAGGTCCAATCCATCGCCGGGCTCTTTCCCGGCAGGAGCAAGGTGGTGGTAGAACAGCTTGCCCGGGAGACGGACATCAAGGCCTGGGCGGGCCATTATGAAATCCTACACCTCTCGGCTCACGGCAGGTTCGATGCCCAAAGCCCGCTCCTTTCCTACGTCCAGCTCGGCGCTGGCGGTCCTGACGACGGCAGGCTCACAGCCGCCGAGATGTTCGGCCTGCCCCTGGAAAAGAACCGGCTGGTCGTTCTCAGTGCTTGCGAAACAGGTCGCGCCAGGGCCACGCACGCCAACGAAATCCTGGGCATGACAAGGGCGTTATTATATGCGGGAGCGAAGGCCCTGGTCCTGTCCTCGTGGGAGGTGGATTCCGCTTCCACAGCCCTCTGGATGGAAACATTCTACCGGGAAGCAAGGGAACAGCCATTGAACGAGGCGGCCCGCCGCGCCCTGGTCGCGGTCAAGGCAAATCCTCAATACGGTCACCCCTACTTCTGGGGGGCCTTTACCCTGATGGGGAGGTAG
- a CDS encoding L,D-transpeptidase family protein gives MTRVKKNFRVMFGVTTLIYVLASLWLCLDPAQANLLKADKVVVVKSERSLMLMKNGAVLKKYQVALGKNPSGRKTREGDQKTPEGLYYLDWRNPNSQYHLSLHISYPNPEDVKNASALGVSAGANVMIHGLPNELDDPGKLQRIDWTHGCIAVTNTEIEEIWTLVPDGIPIEIKP, from the coding sequence GTGACAAGGGTTAAAAAAAATTTCCGGGTCATGTTCGGCGTGACCACGCTGATTTATGTCCTGGCCAGCCTCTGGCTGTGCCTGGATCCGGCACAGGCAAACCTGCTGAAGGCGGATAAAGTCGTTGTGGTTAAGAGTGAAAGATCCTTGATGCTGATGAAGAATGGCGCCGTCCTGAAAAAGTATCAGGTGGCCCTGGGGAAAAATCCCTCGGGCCGGAAAACACGGGAAGGCGATCAGAAAACACCGGAAGGGCTCTATTATCTTGACTGGCGGAATCCCAACAGCCAGTACCACCTATCGCTGCATATCTCCTATCCGAATCCGGAGGATGTAAAGAACGCAAGCGCCCTCGGCGTTTCAGCGGGGGCCAATGTCATGATACACGGTTTACCAAACGAACTGGATGATCCGGGGAAACTGCAAAGAATAGATTGGACCCATGGCTGTATCGCTGTAACCAATACCGAGATCGAAGAGATCTGGACTCTGGTCCCCGATGGAATCCCGATAGAGATCAAACCCTAG
- a CDS encoding bifunctional acetate--CoA ligase family protein/GNAT family N-acetyltransferase, producing MGSLREMLNPESVALIGATEKENSVGRTVLANLSRTTNRPLYPVNPHRKTILGVPCFPSIRDVPSRVSLAVIVTPAPTVPGIIEECGEAGVSVAIILSSDFKEAEIKELTEKILAVRKKFGMRTIGPNSLGVILPHNGLNATFLKTNPKPGNIALIAPVLGDAILDWGDTMGIGFSMFASLGSRIDVGYGDLIDFLTYHYSTRSLMIYMETVGDAKRFISAARGFALSKPIVVLKPGRSKAGTSFIERHAGKQTGNDHVYDAVFRRVGIVRVAEVMDLFNMAKVLDSRHLPRGPRLAVITNAGDMGIMATDTLTQLGGTLATISSSKIDKRDVFLPDQWRRDDPVDMGGESDARRYMNTLDVCLGDEGVDGILVIYTPRVFAGAMDLAQAIIQKSRKTEKPILVTWVGGARAAEGRRILLHNNIPACATPEEAVKTYLYMYRYHRNIQLIYETPTEVISTGAPLLNFLKTVVRKAIKEKKNTLTGQHALDLLKNYRIRTLRTAIVTNIDSLRREIQKVGLPLFLKIRPLHGEIEEQVIPLTVSEDVDDACRKARQRSSVEDVEIILQKQPPPNAHRLKLESRRDPEFLTVLAISPGIGGSEDACIGLPPLNQTLARRLLEGVGIYPVLKNNYVGQQALSRLEDTLLSFSNLVVDFSEIESMELVLWVGNSDVLAGDVRVTLARAYDDSTLYPHLVITPYPSHYVTTWNLPNGTEVLLRPIRPEDKLMSQEMLATLSEEALRNRYFGVRDITDDLVLRSCNMDYDREIAILAEIRDGGKKWMIGGSRLIHHPDTGKGEFAILVHDEYHGMGLGAKLIDILIGIAQDKHLKEIEGLVLSENEKMLGLCRKLGFQVKPEPDGVSKVILSLDA from the coding sequence ATGGGCAGTTTAAGAGAGATGCTGAACCCTGAATCAGTAGCCCTGATCGGCGCGACGGAAAAAGAGAACTCGGTAGGCAGAACAGTTCTGGCAAACCTTTCCCGGACGACGAACCGTCCTCTCTATCCGGTGAATCCCCATAGAAAAACCATCCTCGGAGTCCCTTGCTTCCCCTCTATCAGGGATGTACCCTCCCGCGTCAGCCTGGCCGTCATCGTAACCCCTGCGCCTACCGTCCCCGGCATCATCGAGGAATGCGGAGAGGCCGGGGTGTCCGTCGCCATCATCCTTTCCTCAGATTTCAAAGAGGCGGAAATAAAAGAACTGACGGAGAAGATTCTCGCTGTTCGCAAGAAATTCGGCATGAGAACAATCGGCCCCAACTCCCTGGGGGTGATCCTTCCCCATAATGGGCTCAACGCCACATTCCTCAAGACAAATCCCAAACCCGGCAACATCGCCCTCATAGCCCCGGTCCTCGGCGATGCAATCCTCGACTGGGGCGACACGATGGGCATAGGCTTCAGCATGTTCGCATCCCTGGGTTCCCGGATAGACGTGGGATACGGGGATCTCATCGATTTTCTGACTTATCACTACAGCACGAGAAGCCTCATGATTTATATGGAAACGGTGGGAGACGCAAAACGGTTCATCAGCGCGGCACGCGGCTTTGCGTTGAGCAAGCCCATTGTCGTTCTTAAACCGGGCCGGTCGAAAGCCGGAACTTCTTTTATCGAAAGGCATGCTGGGAAGCAGACGGGAAACGACCATGTCTATGATGCCGTTTTCCGCAGAGTCGGCATCGTGAGAGTCGCAGAGGTGATGGATCTCTTCAATATGGCGAAGGTCCTGGACTCGCGCCACCTGCCCAGAGGGCCAAGACTCGCCGTCATTACAAATGCCGGGGATATGGGGATCATGGCCACGGATACGCTGACCCAGCTGGGAGGAACGCTTGCGACCATCTCCAGCAGCAAGATCGACAAGCGAGATGTTTTCCTTCCCGACCAGTGGCGCCGGGATGATCCTGTCGACATGGGGGGAGAGTCGGATGCCAGACGATATATGAACACTCTGGATGTATGCCTCGGCGATGAAGGGGTGGACGGCATCCTGGTGATCTATACGCCGCGGGTTTTTGCCGGCGCAATGGATCTCGCTCAAGCCATCATCCAGAAGTCCCGGAAGACGGAAAAGCCGATTCTTGTCACCTGGGTCGGAGGGGCGCGCGCCGCCGAGGGACGTCGCATCCTCCTGCACAACAACATTCCTGCCTGCGCGACACCGGAAGAAGCGGTAAAGACCTACCTTTACATGTACAGGTATCACAGAAACATCCAACTGATCTATGAGACGCCCACGGAGGTGATATCGACCGGCGCTCCCCTCCTGAATTTTTTGAAGACGGTTGTCCGGAAGGCCATAAAAGAAAAGAAGAATACCCTAACCGGCCAACACGCCCTCGACCTCCTCAAGAACTATCGAATTCGTACCCTCAGGACGGCCATTGTAACGAATATCGACTCGCTTCGCCGGGAAATCCAGAAAGTTGGTCTCCCCTTGTTCCTCAAAATACGCCCGCTTCATGGGGAGATAGAAGAACAGGTGATTCCCCTGACCGTCTCAGAGGACGTTGACGACGCGTGCCGAAAGGCGAGGCAGAGGTCCAGCGTAGAGGACGTGGAGATCATCCTTCAGAAGCAGCCGCCCCCGAACGCCCACAGACTGAAACTCGAATCGAGAAGAGACCCGGAGTTCCTCACTGTCCTGGCGATCAGCCCGGGCATCGGCGGCTCCGAGGATGCATGCATAGGCCTGCCGCCCCTCAACCAGACCCTTGCCCGGCGTCTTCTTGAAGGAGTGGGAATCTATCCCGTTCTTAAGAATAACTATGTGGGCCAGCAGGCCCTTTCCCGGCTTGAGGATACCCTCCTGAGCTTTTCGAACCTGGTTGTCGATTTCTCCGAAATTGAAAGCATGGAACTCGTCCTGTGGGTTGGGAATTCAGATGTGCTCGCCGGGGATGTGCGCGTCACTCTTGCCCGCGCCTACGATGACTCCACGCTGTATCCGCACCTCGTGATCACCCCTTATCCCTCACACTATGTAACGACGTGGAACCTTCCCAATGGAACGGAAGTCCTGCTGCGGCCTATCCGCCCGGAGGACAAGCTCATGTCCCAGGAGATGCTCGCCACACTTTCGGAGGAGGCGCTGCGGAACAGATATTTCGGCGTCCGGGATATAACCGACGACCTCGTCCTGCGATCCTGCAACATGGACTATGACCGGGAAATAGCCATCCTCGCCGAAATCAGGGACGGCGGGAAAAAGTGGATGATCGGAGGAAGCCGACTCATCCATCACCCGGATACCGGGAAAGGCGAGTTCGCCATCCTGGTTCATGATGAGTACCATGGCATGGGACTGGGAGCCAAACTGATTGACATCCTGATCGGCATAGCCCAGGATAAGCACCTCAAGGAGATCGAGGGGCTTGTGTTGAGCGAGAACGAGAAGATGCTTGGCTTATGCCGGAAATTGGGATTCCAGGTAAAGCCCGAGCCCGATGGCGTATCGAAGGTCATCCTTTCCCTTGATGCCTGA